In Maridesulfovibrio sp., a single genomic region encodes these proteins:
- a CDS encoding DnaA N-terminal domain-containing protein — protein MNSNVWHSIKEKLRIRINPVLVKVWVDPLSAKLENGVVQLTAPNEFVMNWVREHLLDRIRDAAQEVLDSTVGVTIDMKSGSSSAPREFISDVQAYYAADEILASIKRMTSLAEKLSGSQLKKKEKAINIDGPLEPALEPQSFDTILDAVLEAFAVSFRELMMQETPHSTLARRALYYLCFRYGIPAEEVALNMDCTVSEVRKGAAELENEISQAIDNGEDLDELLLRIFQK, from the coding sequence ATGAATTCCAATGTATGGCACTCGATAAAAGAAAAACTGCGTATCAGAATCAACCCGGTCCTGGTCAAGGTCTGGGTCGATCCGCTTTCTGCCAAACTCGAAAACGGAGTAGTGCAGCTGACGGCTCCCAATGAGTTCGTCATGAACTGGGTCCGCGAGCACCTGCTTGACCGCATCCGCGATGCGGCTCAGGAAGTTCTGGATTCCACCGTGGGAGTGACCATCGACATGAAATCGGGCAGTTCTTCCGCTCCACGGGAATTCATTTCCGATGTTCAGGCCTATTATGCGGCAGACGAAATTCTGGCCAGCATAAAGCGCATGACTTCTCTTGCCGAGAAATTATCCGGCAGTCAGCTGAAGAAAAAAGAAAAAGCCATTAATATTGACGGTCCTCTGGAACCGGCTCTTGAACCGCAGAGTTTCGACACTATTCTTGACGCAGTTCTGGAAGCATTTGCGGTTTCCTTCCGGGAACTGATGATGCAGGAAACGCCCCACTCCACTCTGGCCCGCAGGGCTCTTTACTATCTCTGCTTCCGTTACGGCATACCGGCGGAGGAAGTTGCTCTGAACATGGACTGCACGGTTTCCGAAGTCCGCAAAGGAGCAGCCGAATTGGAAAATGAAATTTCACAGGCTATCGATAACGGCGAAGATCTGGACGAACTTCTGCTGCGTATCTTTCAAAAATGA
- a CDS encoding chromosomal replication initiator protein DnaA, translating to MMRDSWNKILNLLEKGLNPGLYKVWIKPLKAEISSNTIKLYAPNDFVAAWVRDRLTDNIKEAGEQVLGTAPKIEIGVKKSAEKPAVKLKPAMPPVQTSIGLPINTPVVNTRIPRWRFSFDDFVVGESNRLACAASRSLCDNTLPGDQLFLSSTPGLGKTHLLHSIGRNLCATSNKKHVSIACLTAEEFANRLVMAIKSGEVSRFKSEFRDNVDCLLLEDVHFFQGKQKMQDEILQTLKSLQLKGSKVVLTSSFLPRELEKIDQQLVSRFCSGLLAVISTPDFETRKKIVESKAGRLGARVPEFISELLADRITTDVRQLESCLQNLVLKARLLNRDVSKELAWQVLENYAITQSAPSYDSIVTHICRTYELTPDQLRSKSRKRQIVLARNTAFFLARKHTDLSLKDIGSRLGRRHSTVIKGITNVEREISLQTPLGRQLQDTIDRLTP from the coding sequence ATGATGAGAGACAGCTGGAATAAAATTTTAAATCTTCTTGAGAAGGGTCTGAACCCCGGCCTCTATAAGGTATGGATAAAACCCCTTAAGGCCGAGATCAGCAGTAACACAATCAAGCTTTACGCGCCCAATGATTTTGTTGCGGCCTGGGTCAGAGACCGACTCACAGACAATATTAAAGAAGCGGGGGAACAGGTCCTTGGAACTGCCCCGAAAATCGAAATAGGCGTTAAAAAAAGCGCAGAAAAACCTGCCGTAAAACTCAAACCCGCCATGCCGCCCGTGCAGACCTCCATAGGCCTGCCTATTAACACTCCTGTTGTAAACACAAGGATTCCGCGCTGGCGTTTTTCCTTTGATGATTTTGTAGTCGGTGAATCCAACCGTCTTGCATGCGCTGCTTCAAGAAGCCTGTGTGACAACACCCTGCCCGGAGACCAGCTTTTCCTCAGCTCCACACCGGGACTGGGAAAAACCCACCTGTTGCATTCAATAGGTAGGAATCTCTGTGCAACGAGCAACAAAAAACATGTTTCAATTGCCTGTCTGACCGCGGAAGAATTCGCCAACAGGCTCGTAATGGCCATCAAATCCGGCGAAGTTTCCAGATTCAAATCCGAATTCAGAGACAACGTGGACTGCCTGCTGCTTGAAGACGTGCACTTCTTTCAGGGAAAGCAGAAAATGCAGGACGAGATTCTTCAAACACTGAAAAGCCTCCAACTGAAAGGCTCTAAAGTTGTCCTTACAAGCTCCTTCCTGCCGCGTGAGCTTGAAAAGATCGACCAGCAGCTTGTATCCAGATTCTGTTCCGGCCTGCTTGCTGTTATTTCCACCCCTGATTTCGAAACAAGAAAAAAAATTGTCGAAAGCAAGGCAGGCAGACTCGGAGCACGAGTTCCTGAATTTATCTCTGAGCTTCTGGCCGACCGCATAACCACCGACGTACGCCAGCTTGAAAGCTGCCTGCAGAATCTGGTGCTGAAAGCAAGACTGCTTAACCGCGATGTATCAAAAGAACTTGCCTGGCAGGTGCTTGAAAACTACGCTATAACCCAGTCGGCTCCTAGCTACGATTCCATTGTAACGCACATCTGTCGCACCTATGAGCTTACTCCCGATCAACTCCGCTCGAAAAGCCGCAAGCGCCAGATAGTTCTGGCCCGCAATACAGCATTCTTCCTGGCGAGAAAACACACGGACCTGTCTCTTAAGGACATCGGTTCCAGGCTAGGCCGCAGGCACTCCACCGTAATCAAGGGCATTACAAATGTGGAACGGGAAATTTCCCTGCAGACTCCGCTCGGCAGGCAGCTGCAGGACACCATCGACCGGCTGACACCCTAA
- a CDS encoding Tex family protein — MNPDNISRIAAELNLPANNVKAVVALLDEGATIPFISRYRKEATGSMDEVGVSAVSDLHARFAELDRRRETVLKSIDEQGRLDDDLRNRINAAATMRELEDLYLPFKPKRKTKGQAAVLKGLEPLAYKVFAQKCDPVKEAAAFVNPEKGVASVDEALAGARDIIAEKIAENSGCRKAVRALFERGAVLESKAAKAALEPEAKEKAAKFRDWFDWSEPARRAAGHRLLALFRGERDKFLKVTVRPDEGEGLKALHRIVVRSSSAASKEVEKAATDSYKRLLAPQMETELRAALLEKAEKEAVAVFASNLREILLAPPLGRKRIMALDPGFRTGAKLVCLDEQGGLLYNSTIYPVTSAGKKEEAAETVRKLVGKYNIEAVAVGNGTAGRETWQFVRDLGLDESIQIIMVNESGASVYSASEAAREEFPDYDITVRGAVSIGRRLMDPLAELVKIDPKSIGVGQYQHDVDQKGLADSLGRVVESCVNMVGVELNTASARLLQFVSGLGPVLAANIIRHRDENGPFMSRRDLLKVARLGPKAYEQCAGFLRISGAKNPLDATAVHPERYKTVAAMAGDLKADVSDLISSAELRNGIELEKYISDDIGLPTLKDIMQELEKPGRDPRREFENVSFDDSVREVEDLREGMMLDGVVTNVTAFGAFVDIGVHQDGLVHISRLADTFVRDPAEVVHPGLPVRVRVLEVDLERKRISLSMRKSDF, encoded by the coding sequence ATGAATCCAGACAACATTTCCCGTATTGCCGCGGAACTGAACCTTCCTGCAAACAATGTTAAGGCCGTTGTCGCCCTGCTTGATGAGGGCGCGACAATTCCGTTCATATCCCGCTACCGCAAGGAGGCCACCGGCAGCATGGACGAGGTCGGGGTTTCGGCCGTCAGCGACCTGCATGCCAGATTTGCCGAGCTGGACCGGCGCAGGGAGACCGTGCTCAAATCTATAGACGAGCAGGGGCGTCTTGACGATGACCTGCGGAATCGGATCAATGCCGCAGCAACAATGCGGGAACTGGAGGATCTTTATCTTCCGTTCAAGCCCAAGCGCAAGACAAAGGGACAGGCTGCCGTACTCAAGGGTTTGGAGCCTCTTGCTTACAAGGTCTTTGCTCAGAAGTGCGACCCGGTGAAAGAGGCTGCGGCTTTTGTGAACCCGGAAAAAGGTGTTGCGTCCGTTGATGAGGCCCTTGCCGGAGCCCGGGACATAATTGCGGAGAAGATTGCTGAAAACAGTGGTTGCCGTAAGGCCGTGCGTGCGCTTTTCGAACGCGGAGCCGTGCTTGAATCAAAGGCTGCCAAGGCTGCACTTGAACCGGAAGCCAAGGAAAAGGCCGCCAAATTTCGGGACTGGTTTGACTGGAGTGAACCTGCTAGGCGGGCGGCGGGACATCGTCTGCTGGCTCTTTTCCGTGGTGAACGGGATAAATTTTTGAAAGTGACTGTCCGCCCGGATGAGGGTGAAGGGCTCAAGGCGTTGCATCGTATAGTTGTGCGCTCCTCATCAGCCGCTTCAAAGGAAGTGGAGAAGGCCGCGACCGACAGTTACAAACGTCTGCTGGCCCCGCAGATGGAAACCGAACTGCGTGCCGCGCTGCTGGAAAAGGCCGAAAAAGAGGCGGTTGCTGTTTTTGCTTCCAACCTGCGCGAAATTCTGCTTGCTCCTCCGCTTGGGCGCAAAAGGATAATGGCGCTTGATCCCGGTTTTCGTACCGGAGCCAAGCTTGTCTGCCTCGATGAGCAGGGCGGGCTGCTTTATAACAGCACCATCTATCCTGTTACATCCGCAGGAAAGAAGGAAGAGGCGGCCGAAACTGTCAGAAAGCTGGTCGGTAAATACAATATCGAGGCCGTGGCCGTGGGCAACGGTACTGCCGGACGTGAAACTTGGCAGTTCGTAAGGGATCTCGGACTGGACGAGTCGATACAGATCATCATGGTCAATGAATCCGGGGCATCGGTGTATTCTGCTTCGGAAGCTGCCCGCGAGGAATTTCCGGATTACGACATTACCGTGCGCGGAGCGGTTTCCATCGGGCGCAGGCTCATGGACCCGCTGGCGGAGCTGGTCAAGATCGATCCCAAATCCATCGGCGTGGGGCAGTATCAGCACGATGTGGATCAGAAAGGTCTGGCAGACAGTCTGGGCCGGGTGGTCGAATCCTGCGTGAACATGGTCGGGGTGGAGCTTAATACCGCCAGTGCGAGGCTTTTGCAGTTCGTTTCCGGGCTTGGTCCGGTGCTGGCCGCCAACATAATTCGCCACCGTGATGAGAACGGGCCGTTTATGTCCCGGCGGGATTTGTTGAAAGTCGCCCGTCTAGGACCGAAGGCATATGAGCAGTGCGCCGGATTCCTGCGCATCAGCGGGGCAAAGAATCCGCTTGATGCAACGGCTGTTCATCCGGAGCGGTATAAGACCGTGGCCGCAATGGCAGGAGACCTCAAGGCGGATGTTTCCGATCTGATCAGTTCAGCGGAACTCAGAAACGGCATTGAGCTTGAAAAATACATTTCCGATGACATCGGTCTGCCCACTTTGAAAGATATCATGCAGGAGCTGGAAAAGCCGGGCCGTGACCCGCGCCGTGAATTCGAGAATGTCAGCTTTGATGATTCGGTGCGGGAAGTGGAAGACCTGCGTGAAGGCATGATGCTGGACGGAGTAGTTACCAACGTAACCGCTTTCGGGGCATTTGTGGATATCGGCGTGCATCAGGACGGGCTTGTTCATATCAGCCGTCTTGCCGACACTTTCGTCCGTGACCCGGCGGAAGTTGTACATCCCGGACTGCCTGTCCGGGTCAGGGTTCTGGAAGTGGACCTTGAGCGCAAACGTATCTCGCTCTCCATGCGTAAGTCGGATTTTTAG
- a CDS encoding tetratricopeptide repeat protein codes for MTAQKKPQKLSRRGFLFGGFRNQNDKEQAKSAAKPIAAKEVNLDVLAQANVAYENGRFEEAAEQYREFIKTEPQNADARKRLGHCLYKCGKYVQAKVEFERAIRILGKDNFSYLYLGLLLCRAGAGKKALRYGNSTSTRKIFPCKGKSTCKARS; via the coding sequence GTGACCGCCCAGAAAAAACCCCAGAAACTATCACGCAGGGGATTCCTCTTCGGAGGATTCAGAAATCAAAATGATAAGGAACAGGCCAAAAGCGCAGCCAAACCCATTGCGGCCAAAGAAGTCAATCTCGACGTACTGGCACAGGCAAACGTAGCCTACGAGAACGGAAGGTTCGAAGAAGCGGCGGAACAATACCGCGAATTCATCAAGACAGAACCGCAGAATGCCGATGCCCGCAAACGGCTGGGGCATTGCCTGTACAAATGCGGAAAATATGTACAGGCCAAGGTGGAATTCGAAAGGGCCATCCGCATTCTCGGCAAGGATAACTTTTCATATCTCTATCTGGGACTGCTGCTCTGCCGGGCAGGTGCCGGAAAAAAAGCCCTCCGGTATGGAAACTCTACTTCGACCCGAAAAATATTCCCCTGCAAAGGGAAATCAACCTGCAAAGCGCGCTCATAG
- a CDS encoding STAS domain-containing protein, translating to MDINVSRHADTVLVELGGRVDAYGAAEFDRGVENIFSADRPACMAFDMSGVSYLSSAGIRIIVRTLKELKMGNGALAIWGLQPYCRNVLETAGMVSSLNIFSTRSEAMSFLQSVHWERQALENWDSMEQMDSPIGNFRFIPGENVQAEIKVIGSVADIFHSRVDESRMFSHSFSQTEYSIGVGGLGEIPNDYMKMLGTMITIGGTMAWLPTDGHDMADFLVPTNDTGSVLIRTPFNLTLSGGFNEYIMFDSKEEGGTTLDHLYRGLFMLARRRRRDFKGVLGLAAWMQTSELYAATLIKSPVREFAPENKRTIDDPSNEEQWLRRDVLPRHRNVTCLTCGVGVDLSCDLSVYDQSGLYAAFYIDPATAGDKGQLLNNHAAVFEYSTMPQKMVSLDKMVREVSVRKEFKDMRKLRDNSRVTRAFIGVSYPSRLVRDTSGWQGVMNEPPVSRALADKRYRSESEFPQIPEKREAELSKFQQFLEAQQAKLSMEKKF from the coding sequence ATGGATATAAACGTCAGCAGGCACGCAGATACTGTGTTGGTGGAACTGGGCGGCAGGGTGGATGCTTACGGTGCAGCGGAGTTTGACCGGGGGGTGGAGAATATTTTTTCCGCAGACAGACCTGCCTGCATGGCTTTTGACATGAGCGGGGTCAGTTATCTGTCCAGTGCCGGAATAAGGATTATTGTCCGAACCCTGAAAGAATTGAAAATGGGCAACGGAGCCCTGGCTATCTGGGGGCTGCAGCCTTATTGCCGTAATGTGCTGGAAACGGCAGGCATGGTGTCGTCGCTGAATATTTTTTCCACCCGCAGTGAGGCGATGAGTTTTCTGCAGTCCGTGCATTGGGAACGGCAGGCCCTTGAAAACTGGGACAGCATGGAGCAGATGGATTCCCCCATCGGCAATTTCAGATTTATTCCGGGAGAAAACGTTCAGGCTGAGATCAAGGTCATCGGTTCGGTGGCGGATATTTTCCATTCAAGGGTGGATGAAAGCCGCATGTTTTCACACAGTTTTTCCCAGACCGAATATTCGATTGGAGTGGGGGGACTCGGAGAAATTCCCAATGACTACATGAAAATGCTGGGCACAATGATTACTATCGGCGGAACCATGGCCTGGCTGCCTACCGACGGTCACGACATGGCGGACTTTCTGGTGCCGACGAATGATACCGGCAGTGTCCTGATCCGCACACCGTTCAACCTGACTCTGTCCGGTGGATTCAACGAATATATCATGTTCGACTCAAAGGAAGAGGGCGGAACCACTCTGGATCATCTTTACAGGGGACTTTTTATGCTGGCCCGCAGAAGACGCCGTGATTTCAAGGGCGTTCTAGGGCTTGCCGCGTGGATGCAGACAAGTGAACTTTATGCCGCGACGCTGATCAAGTCACCGGTTCGCGAATTTGCCCCGGAGAATAAAAGGACGATTGATGACCCCTCAAACGAAGAGCAGTGGCTGCGCCGTGATGTCCTGCCTCGGCATCGCAATGTGACCTGTCTTACCTGCGGGGTGGGCGTGGATCTTTCCTGTGATCTTTCCGTTTACGACCAGTCCGGTCTTTATGCTGCGTTTTATATCGACCCGGCAACAGCGGGAGACAAGGGGCAACTTTTGAATAACCATGCCGCAGTGTTCGAGTATTCCACCATGCCGCAGAAAATGGTCAGTCTGGACAAGATGGTCCGGGAAGTGAGCGTGCGCAAGGAGTTCAAGGACATGCGCAAACTGCGGGACAACTCCCGCGTGACCAGGGCTTTTATCGGCGTTAGTTATCCGAGCCGTCTGGTGCGTGATACTTCAGGCTGGCAGGGCGTTATGAACGAACCTCCGGTCAGTCGTGCACTTGCTGATAAACGTTACCGGTCGGAATCTGAATTTCCGCAGATTCCGGAGAAGAGAGAGGCTGAACTGAGCAAGTTTCAGCAGTTTCTGGAAGCCCAGCAGGCCAAGCTTTCCATGGAGAAGAAGTTCTAG
- a CDS encoding 4Fe-4S binding protein produces the protein MKKLLHKFIPDTATGNFLKQALEDKNMTMKDVLHGYMYIRWPREYIGAALGENNLAPIVDFISSLMASPTDPEKRNRLKKDFADGYHGKIITTEEASRLVRLDRTVSTTLPETILPFSKARDIIIENPGHIAVLECPCRASRKNPCKPLDVCLIVGDPFASFVEKNHPDKARRISPDEAVRILEAENARGHVHHAFFKDVMLGRFYAICNCCSCCCGAMEAMRNGIPMLAPSGYIAVVDPHKCIGCGQCMEYCPFGAMAVRDKRMRIDPTKCMGCGVCVNKCRKDALHLARNKKHPAPLLVDEL, from the coding sequence ATGAAAAAATTGCTGCACAAGTTCATCCCGGACACCGCTACCGGTAATTTTCTCAAGCAGGCTCTTGAGGATAAAAACATGACCATGAAGGATGTCCTTCACGGCTACATGTATATTCGCTGGCCCAGAGAATACATAGGAGCAGCGCTTGGGGAGAATAATCTCGCCCCGATAGTCGACTTCATTTCAAGCCTCATGGCCTCTCCGACAGACCCGGAAAAACGAAACCGACTGAAAAAAGATTTTGCGGACGGTTATCACGGCAAGATTATCACCACCGAGGAGGCTTCACGGCTGGTCAGGCTGGACAGGACAGTATCCACCACCCTGCCGGAAACGATTCTGCCGTTCAGCAAAGCTCGCGACATCATAATCGAAAATCCGGGGCACATCGCTGTTCTTGAGTGTCCCTGCCGCGCATCCCGCAAAAACCCGTGTAAACCGCTTGATGTCTGCCTGATTGTCGGCGATCCCTTCGCTTCTTTCGTGGAAAAGAACCACCCGGACAAGGCCAGAAGAATCTCACCGGACGAGGCTGTCCGAATTCTGGAAGCCGAAAATGCCAGAGGCCACGTGCACCACGCCTTTTTCAAGGATGTCATGCTCGGAAGGTTCTACGCCATCTGCAACTGCTGCTCCTGCTGCTGCGGGGCAATGGAAGCCATGAGAAACGGCATTCCCATGCTCGCGCCCTCGGGATATATCGCAGTCGTTGATCCGCACAAGTGCATCGGATGCGGACAATGCATGGAGTACTGCCCCTTCGGAGCAATGGCAGTACGCGACAAGCGGATGCGCATCGATCCGACAAAATGCATGGGCTGCGGAGTATGCGTAAACAAGTGCCGCAAGGACGCCCTGCATCTGGCCAGAAACAAAAAACACCCCGCCCCGCTGCTTGTAGACGAATTGTAG
- the thyX gene encoding FAD-dependent thymidylate synthase, whose translation MPEKKMRVELLSMTPEALGLVYAAFRQCYHAGFVADMWPRLLSGEIAKEKQAEFVSKVLESGHDSPIEHVSFSFAVEGISRACSHQIVRHRIASYSQQSQRYVTESDMDFIIPPAIAKIPEARERFLRFMDEVGSAYSDLREILVAAGRESKANEDARFVLPQAAETKIVITMNCRSLMHFFNLRCCRRAQWEVRALADSMLAICKEKFPAIFRHAGARCEQLGYCPESERFACGKYPTLAELTGKTR comes from the coding sequence ATGCCTGAAAAAAAGATGAGAGTGGAATTGCTGTCCATGACCCCGGAAGCGCTGGGGCTTGTTTATGCAGCGTTCAGACAATGTTACCATGCCGGATTCGTGGCGGACATGTGGCCCCGGCTCCTCAGCGGGGAAATCGCGAAGGAAAAACAGGCCGAGTTCGTATCCAAGGTTCTTGAATCCGGACACGACAGCCCCATAGAACACGTCAGCTTCTCATTTGCCGTCGAGGGCATATCCAGGGCCTGCTCGCACCAGATCGTCCGGCACAGGATCGCTTCGTATTCACAGCAGAGCCAGCGCTATGTAACCGAGAGCGACATGGACTTCATCATCCCTCCGGCCATAGCGAAAATCCCCGAAGCCAGAGAAAGGTTCCTCCGGTTCATGGACGAAGTAGGCAGCGCCTACAGCGATCTGCGGGAAATCCTGGTAGCGGCCGGACGGGAAAGCAAAGCCAATGAGGATGCGCGGTTCGTTCTGCCGCAGGCGGCGGAGACAAAGATCGTCATCACCATGAACTGCCGATCTTTGATGCATTTCTTCAACCTGCGCTGCTGCCGCCGCGCCCAATGGGAAGTACGCGCTCTTGCCGACAGCATGCTTGCAATATGCAAAGAAAAATTTCCCGCAATTTTCCGCCATGCAGGTGCCCGCTGCGAACAACTCGGCTACTGCCCGGAGTCCGAACGCTTTGCCTGCGGCAAATACCCGACCCTGGCTGAACTGACCGGCAAGACCCGGTAA
- a CDS encoding ABC transporter substrate-binding protein, protein MFSSSAFAGLDTIKVGVLYNLTGNMAAIDQPGLHGMELAKDIINSRGGVLGKKLSLVVSDCRSNQDSTLMASQILAGESGITAVVGLNDTDYVMAAAPAVTAKNIVFITSGATMQNLPYMYGKYFFMAAFGDNMQARAVAKFAKRRLKTENCFVGTNISTEFTKTLSKYFKRRYRKYGGKIIDEVWYNTGTSQYPLPSDKEVTPDVLFLSSIPPDVPKYVTQMRSAGNNQPIVSGDGFDTPELHKVPAQFAHDIYFATHVALDNPDPAVQDFVSSYEQKFGVVPESGFAALGYDTLMLLADAIERAGKSDPESVRNSLAATSKFKGVTGEISYPEGVRVPMKTVDIVRYSEGSFSFVEQISPN, encoded by the coding sequence ATGTTTTCTTCCAGCGCGTTCGCCGGTCTGGATACCATCAAGGTCGGGGTGCTTTACAACCTCACCGGCAATATGGCTGCAATAGACCAGCCCGGACTGCACGGCATGGAGCTGGCAAAGGATATAATCAATTCACGGGGCGGTGTTCTCGGCAAAAAACTGAGTCTGGTTGTTTCGGATTGCCGGTCCAATCAGGACTCCACGCTGATGGCCTCGCAGATTCTGGCCGGCGAGAGCGGGATAACCGCGGTAGTGGGACTGAACGATACTGATTACGTAATGGCGGCAGCCCCTGCTGTTACGGCCAAGAATATCGTTTTCATAACTTCCGGGGCCACCATGCAGAATCTTCCGTACATGTACGGCAAGTACTTTTTCATGGCGGCGTTCGGGGACAACATGCAGGCCAGAGCTGTTGCGAAATTCGCCAAACGCAGGTTGAAAACCGAAAATTGTTTCGTAGGTACGAACATCTCAACGGAATTCACCAAGACCCTGTCCAAATATTTCAAGCGCAGATACCGCAAGTACGGCGGCAAGATAATTGATGAGGTCTGGTATAACACCGGAACATCTCAGTATCCGCTGCCAAGCGACAAGGAAGTTACACCGGACGTCCTTTTCCTTTCCTCGATCCCGCCGGATGTTCCGAAGTACGTCACCCAGATGCGCAGCGCCGGAAACAATCAGCCCATTGTCTCCGGAGACGGCTTTGATACTCCCGAACTGCACAAAGTTCCTGCGCAATTCGCTCATGATATTTATTTCGCCACCCACGTGGCCCTTGATAATCCGGACCCGGCTGTACAGGACTTCGTAAGCAGTTATGAGCAGAAATTCGGCGTGGTGCCTGAATCAGGATTTGCCGCGCTCGGCTATGATACCCTGATGCTTCTGGCCGATGCCATTGAACGGGCCGGAAAGTCCGATCCCGAATCGGTCCGCAATTCTCTGGCGGCAACATCGAAATTCAAGGGTGTAACCGGGGAGATTTCCTACCCCGAAGGTGTTCGTGTGCCCATGAAAACAGTGGATATAGTGCGTTATTCAGAGGGCAGTTTTTCTTTTGTGGAACAGATTTCTCCCAACTGA
- the typA gene encoding translational GTPase TypA, with amino-acid sequence MSDLITNEKIRNIAIIAHVDHGKTTLVDGMFKQSGLFREGQEVDDRVMDSMDLERERGITIAAKNCAVEWKGVKINIIDTPGHADFGGEVERSLSMADGAILLVDASEGPLPQTRFVLKKALEAGLKIIVVINKIDRGDARPDEVLDEVYDLFIDLDASEEQLEFPLLYAIGRDGIAQATLEEKGENLHPLMDMVLEQIPGPVHGENEPFQMLVSDLGYSDYLGRLAIGKVIHGSAKQNEPLVCINEKGENVSLRLTKIQTYDGLSFSETAAADPGDIVVVSGIEDITIGDTICTKEDPKALPRITVDEPTVSMRFTINTSPMAGLEGKLVQSSKIRERLYKETLLNVAVKVEESDEKDSFIVKGRGEFQLAILIETMRREGFELSVGRPEVIFKIEDGRKLEPMEQVFIDCEEAFLGMVTEKLSSRKAKMLNLVNNGKGRVRMEFSAPSRALIGYRDEFLTDTKGTGIMNSLFAGYDEFRGEFPSRYTGSLVADRPGKAVAYAIFNLEPRGELFVVPGDPVYEGMIVGEHNRDNDININPTKEKKLTNMRASGKDEAVILTPIRPMTLERAMHFIRDDELIEVTPESIRLRKAELSSAKRHMDRGKQLKAQGRK; translated from the coding sequence GTGAGCGATCTCATTACAAACGAAAAAATAAGAAATATAGCCATCATAGCCCACGTTGACCATGGTAAAACCACTCTGGTTGACGGCATGTTCAAGCAGAGCGGCCTGTTCCGTGAAGGACAGGAAGTCGATGACCGGGTGATGGACAGCATGGATCTTGAACGCGAAAGAGGAATTACCATCGCGGCCAAGAACTGCGCCGTTGAATGGAAGGGTGTAAAAATCAACATCATCGATACCCCCGGCCACGCCGACTTCGGCGGTGAAGTTGAAAGGTCCCTGAGCATGGCCGACGGTGCCATCCTGCTTGTAGACGCTTCCGAAGGACCTCTTCCCCAGACCCGTTTCGTACTGAAAAAGGCCCTTGAAGCCGGACTCAAGATTATCGTTGTCATCAATAAAATAGACCGCGGTGACGCCCGCCCGGACGAAGTTCTGGACGAAGTCTACGACCTGTTTATCGATCTGGATGCCAGCGAGGAACAGCTGGAATTCCCTCTTCTGTACGCAATCGGTCGTGACGGTATTGCTCAGGCCACCCTTGAAGAAAAAGGTGAAAACCTGCACCCGCTCATGGATATGGTCCTTGAGCAGATTCCCGGACCTGTCCACGGTGAGAATGAACCTTTCCAGATGCTCGTGTCCGACCTCGGCTATTCCGATTATCTCGGCCGTCTGGCCATCGGCAAGGTCATTCACGGTTCCGCCAAGCAGAACGAACCGCTGGTATGCATCAACGAAAAAGGCGAGAATGTCTCCCTGCGTCTGACCAAGATCCAGACCTACGACGGTCTCAGCTTCAGTGAGACCGCTGCTGCAGATCCCGGTGATATCGTTGTTGTTTCCGGCATTGAAGATATCACTATAGGCGATACCATCTGCACCAAGGAAGACCCCAAGGCCCTGCCCAGAATCACCGTTGACGAGCCCACTGTTTCGATGCGTTTCACCATCAACACCTCGCCTATGGCCGGTCTTGAAGGCAAGCTGGTCCAGTCCTCGAAGATTCGCGAACGTCTGTACAAGGAAACCCTGCTCAACGTTGCTGTCAAGGTTGAGGAAAGCGATGAAAAAGACAGCTTCATCGTCAAGGGACGCGGAGAATTTCAGCTGGCCATTCTTATTGAAACCATGCGCCGTGAAGGATTCGAACTTTCCGTGGGAAGACCTGAAGTTATCTTCAAGATCGAAGACGGACGCAAACTTGAGCCCATGGAACAGGTTTTCATCGACTGCGAAGAGGCTTTCCTCGGCATGGTCACGGAGAAACTCTCCTCCCGCAAGGCCAAAATGCTCAATCTGGTCAACAACGGCAAGGGCCGTGTGCGCATGGAGTTTTCCGCTCCTTCCCGCGCTCTGATCGGTTATCGCGATGAATTCCTGACCGACACCAAGGGGACCGGGATCATGAACTCCCTGTTCGCCGGTTATGACGAATTCCGCGGAGAATTTCCCTCCCGCTACACCGGATCGCTGGTTGCGGACCGCCCCGGAAAAGCCGTGGCCTACGCCATCTTCAACCTCGAACCGCGCGGCGAACTTTTCGTTGTGCCCGGAGACCCTGTCTACGAAGGCATGATCGTCGGTGAGCACAACAGGGATAATGATATCAATATCAACCCCACCAAGGAAAAGAAGCTCACCAACATGCGCGCTTCCGGAAAGGATGAGGCAGTTATCCTCACCCCCATCAGACCCATGACCCTTGAACGCGCCATGCACTTTATCCGTGATGATGAACTCATTGAGGTAACCCCCGAGTCCATCAGGCTGCGCAAGGCTGAACTCTCTTCCGCCAAGCGGCATATGGATCGCGGCAAGCAGCTTAAAGCTCAGGGCCGCAAGTAG